The following are encoded together in the Lathyrus oleraceus cultivar Zhongwan6 chromosome 3, CAAS_Psat_ZW6_1.0, whole genome shotgun sequence genome:
- the LOC127129591 gene encoding uncharacterized mitochondrial protein AtMg00860-like, which translates to MRLYVDYLQFNKVTIKNNYPLPKIEDLMDQLVGAYVFSNINLISGFHQIRVKDEDIPKNTFRTRYGHYEYSVISFDVSNASDEDHVGHVCIVLHVLKENKLYAKLSKCDFWLQEVSFLGHVISSGSIVVDPIKMDVVLQWEVPKSVTEIISFLGLAGYYRKFIEGFSKLSLPLTQLTRKGQAFMWDIMCEENFQKLKKLTTTPILIFPDPKEPFVVYYGASKMGLGGVLMKNGQVVTYASR; encoded by the exons ATGAGATTATATGTTGATTACCTTCAGTTCAATAAGGTCACCATCAAAAATAATTATCCTCTTCCAAAGATTGAAGACCTTATGGATCAGTTAGTGGGTGCCTATGTTTTTAGTAATATTAACTTGATATCGGGCTTTCATCAAATTCGAGTGAAGGATGAAGATATTCCGAAGAATACATTTAGGACACGATATGGTCACTATGAGTACTCGGTAATATCGTTCGATGTGTCTAATGCTTCTG ATGAAGATCATGTTGGACATGTTTGTATTGTACTACATGTGTTGAAAGAAAATAAGTTGTATGCCAAGTTATCAAAGTGTGACTTTTGGTTGCAAGAAGTGAGTTTTCTGGGCCATGTGATTTCCAGTGGTAGTATAGTGGTAGACCCTATTAAAATGGATGTAGTGTTGCAGTGGGAGGTGCCGAAGTCAGTTACAGAGATCATAAGTTTCCTGGggttggctggttattatagaaaattcattgaAGGTTTCTCCAAGTTATCCCTACCTTtgactcagttgactcgaaagggtcaagcCTTTATGTGGGATATAATGTGTGAGGAGAATTTCCAAAAACTGAAGAAGTTGACAACAACACCAATATTGATATTTCCAGATCCGAAGGAACCTTTTGTTGTATACTATGGTGCATCCAAGATGGGATTGGGTGGTGTTCTTATGAAAAATGGTCAAGTTGTGACTTATGCTTCACGATAG